Proteins encoded within one genomic window of Miscanthus floridulus cultivar M001 unplaced genomic scaffold, ASM1932011v1 fs_157_3, whole genome shotgun sequence:
- the LOC136530573 gene encoding putative calcium-binding protein CML19, with protein sequence MAVYASSEFSRVFSALDRDGDGKLSAAELRLCMKAALGEDVSAEEADRLVASADADGDGLLSQEELLVLALAGTAAAEAEEEDEGERRRELREAFGMYAMEGEGCITPLSLKRMLSRLGYHQDIDECRAMICRFDLNGDGVLSFEEFKVIMDA encoded by the coding sequence ATGGCGGTGTACGCATCATCCGAGTTCAGCCGCGTGTTCTCGGCGCTGGACCGGGACGGCGACGGCAAGCTGTCGGCGGCCGAGCTGCGCCTCTGCATGAAGGCGGCGCTGGGCGAGGACGTGTCGGCGGAGGAGGCGGACCGCCTGGTGGCGTCGGCGGACGCCGACGGCGACGGGCTGCTGAGCCAGGAGGAGCTCCTTGTGCTGGCACTGgcggggacggcggcggcggaggcggaggaggaggacgagggcgAGCGGCGGCGGGAGCTCAGGGAAGCGTTCGGGATGTACGCCATGGAAGGCGAAGGGTGCATCACGCCGCTGAGCCTGAAGCGGATGCTCTCCAGGCTGGGCTACCACCAGGACATTGATGAGTGCAGGGCCATGATCTGCAGGTTTGATCTCAACGGCGACGGGGTGCTCAGCTTCGAGGAATTCAAGGTCATAATGGATGCATAG